A window of Pseudomonas putida genomic DNA:
TGCCTTCGATGCGCATATCGAGCAGCATGCCGCCTATCCGCTGCAAGTGGCTGACCTGGCGCGCATCGCCGGGTTGTCCAGTGCCCGCCTGCATGCGCGCTTTACTGCGGAGTGCGGGATGACGCCGATGGACTACATTCGCCAGCGGCGCTTGCTCAAGGCGCGGCGCCTGGTGGTGCAGACCTTGCTACCGATGGGCGAGATTGCGGCGCAGGTGGGGTACAGCTCGCAGAGTGCGTTTTCGGCGGCGATGTTGCGGGCGTTCGGGTGTACGCCGCTTGCGTTGCGACGAGAGTCTGGCGACAAGGCACATTAGTCTGGCGACAGAATGCATTCTCCCGAGCCTATACACTGAGCCTGTACCGGCCCTTTCGCGGGCGCGCCCGCTCCCACAGGTGTTGCACCGTTTTCAACACCTGTGCAGTACCTGTGGGAGCGGGCATGCCCGCGAAGAGGCCGGCACAGCCAGTAGAGATCTTGAGCAAGGACCCCCCATGAACCACCGCACTGCCCTCGGCGCCCTGCACATTGGCGCGCTGTTCTTCGGCCTCACCGGCGTCTTCGGCAAACTGGCCGCCAGTGCCAGCCCGGTGATCATCGTCTTCGGCCGCGCCGCCTTCGCCGTGCTCGCCCTGGCCCTGTTCGCCAGCCTGGCCGGGCCGGGCTGGCAACGGCTGAGCGGTCAGGACGCCCGCCGTCTGCTGCTCGGCGGCGTGCTGCTGGCCGGCCACTGGGTCAGCTTCTTCATTGCGGTAAAGGTCGCCGGCGTGGCCATCGCCACCCTCGGCTTCGCCAGCTTCCCGGCCTTTACCGTGATCCTCGAAGGCCTGCTGTTCCGCGAACGCATCCGCCGCAACGAGGCTTTGCTGGTATTGCTGGTCAGTATCGGCCTGGTCCTGGTCACGCCGGCCTTCGACCTGGCCAGTGAAGCCACCGGTGGCCTGCTGTGGTCATTGCTGTCGGGGTTGCTGTTCTCCCTGCTGTCACTCACCAACCGCGCCGGCTCCGGGCGCCTGCCCGCAGTGCAGGCGGCGCTGTGGCAGAACCTGGTGGTGGGGCTGTGCCTGCTGCCGTTCGCGGCACCGGGCCTGGCTGGCGTAGCCACCATGGACTGGCTGTGGATCGCCCTGCTCGGCATCTTCTGCACCGGCGTGGCACACAGCCTGTTCGTCGCCAGCCTGTCGGTGATCAAGGCGCGCACCGCCGCCGTGGTATTCGGCATGGAGCCGGTCTACGGCATCGCCGTGGCCTGGGCGGTGTTCGCCGAAACCCCGACCCTGCGCATGCTGCTGGGGGGCGCACTGATCATTTTCGCCATCGTGCTGTCCAGCCGCCTGGCCGCCGAGCAACCGCCCAGGCAGCGGCCACTGGCCGAGGGCGCCTGATTCAGCGGTCGTTGTGGCCAAGGTCACGCTGTGGGTCGATCTGGTCGCGTACCCGCTGCTTCAGCACCTTGGCCTCGGGGAAACCACCGTCGGCCTTGCGTTCCCAAATCTGCACGCCATCGCAGGTGATGCGGAAGATACCGCCGGTGCCAGGCTCCAGCGCCACTCGGCCAAGGTCGTCGGTGAAGGTGCTGAGCAGTTCCTGGGCCAGCCAGGCGGCACGCAGCAGCCATTGGCACTGGGTGCAGTACGTGATGACGATTTCCGGTTTGCTGTCGGCCATGGTGAGGCATCTCCAGGTGAGGGGCCGCTTATACTAGCGGTCTTTAGCCCACGGTTTGAGACTCACGATGCGCCGTTTGCTGTTCTGTTTGCTGTTCACCCTCACCGCCCTCACGGCATTCGCCGCCGAACCGGCCAGGCCCAAGGTTGGCCTGGTGCTGTCTGGCGGCGCGGCCCGCGGCCTGGCCCACATCGGTGTGCTCAAGGCCCTGGAGGAACAGGGTGTGCGCATCGACGCGATCGCCGGCACCAGCATGGGCGCGGTGGTCGGCGGCCTGTATGCCTCGGGCTATAGTGTCGAAGAGCTGGAAAAGCTCGCCACCACCCTCGACTGGCAACAGGCGCTGTCCGATGCCCCGCCGCGCAAGGACGTACCGTTCCGGCGCAAGCAGGATGACCGCGATTTCCTGGTCAAGCAGAAGCTCAGCTTTCGCGACGACGGCAGCCTGGGCCTGCCGCTGGGGGTAATCCAGGGCCAGAACCTGGCACTGCTGCTGGAAAGCAAGCTGGCGCATACCGCCGACACCCGTGACTTCGACAAGCTGCCGATCCCCTTCCGCGCAGTGGCCACCGACATTGCCAGTGGCGAAAAGGTGGTGTTCCGCCGTGGCCACCTGCCTCAGGTGATCCGCGCCAGCATGTCGATCCCGGCGGTGTTCGCCCCGGTCGAGCTGGACGGCCGGCTGCTGGTGGACGGCGGCATGGTCGACAACATCCCGGTGGACGTCGCCCGCGAAATGGGGGTGGACCTTGCCATCGTGGTCGACATCGGCACCCCGCTGCGTGACCGCAAGCAGCTGGCCACGGTGGTTGACGTGCTCAACCAGTCGATCACCCTGATGACCCGGCGCAATTCGGAAGAACAACTGGCCAGCCTGCACCGAGACGACATCCTCATCCAGCCACCGCTGAGCGCCTTCGGCGTCACCGATTTTGGCCGCGCCCGGGAAATGATCGATGCCGGCTACCGCGCCACCCGCCTGCTCGACCCGCGCCTGGTCGCCCTGCGCAGGTCTGAAGGCGACAGCAGCCTGGCCGTGGCCCGCTCGCCGCGCCAGCGCACACCGGTAATCACCGCAATCAGGATCGAGAACGACTCCAAGGTCAGCGACGAGGTCATCCGCTCGTATATCCGTCAGCCGATCGATGCCCCGCTGGAGCTCGGCCGCCTGCAGACCGATATGGGCACGCTGTATGGCCTGGACTATTTCGACCGGGTGCAGTACCGCGTGGTGCACAAGGGTGACGACAACACCCTTGTGATCAACGCCCGGGGCCGTCGTGGCGGCACCGACTACCTGCGCCTGGGCCTGAACCTGTCGGACGACCTGCGCGGCGACAGCGCCTTCAACCTGGGCGCCAGCTACAGAGTCAACGGCATCAACAGCCTCGGCGCCGAATGGCTGACCCGTGGCCAGATCGGCGACCAGCAGGAGTTGTACAGCGAGTTCTACCAGCCGCTGGACGTAGGTTCGCGTTATTTCATCGCGCCGTACCTGGCCTTCGGCTCACAGAACATCGAAGCCACCCTGGACAACGACCCGGTGGCAGAGTACCGCCTGGAGCGTTACGGCTTTGGCCTGAACGTGGGGCGGCAGATCGGCACCAACGGTGAAGTGCGCCTGGGCGTGGGCAAGGCCTGGGGCGAGGCCGAGGTGCGCATCGGCGCCCAGGACCTGCCCAAGGTCAGTTTCAATGAAGGTTTCTACGAGCTGAAGTACTCGTTCGACACGCTCGACAACGTGTACTTCCCGCACCGCGGCGAAGATATCGGCCTGACCTTGCGCAAGTATGACCAGTCGCTGGATTCTGACCAGGATTACCGGCAGTGGATGTTCAACCTGGACAAGGCCATCAGCAGCGGGCCGAACACCTTCGTGCTGGGCGGGCGCTACGGGCGCACGCTGGACGATACCGAAG
This region includes:
- a CDS encoding DMT family transporter, whose translation is MNHRTALGALHIGALFFGLTGVFGKLAASASPVIIVFGRAAFAVLALALFASLAGPGWQRLSGQDARRLLLGGVLLAGHWVSFFIAVKVAGVAIATLGFASFPAFTVILEGLLFRERIRRNEALLVLLVSIGLVLVTPAFDLASEATGGLLWSLLSGLLFSLLSLTNRAGSGRLPAVQAALWQNLVVGLCLLPFAAPGLAGVATMDWLWIALLGIFCTGVAHSLFVASLSVIKARTAAVVFGMEPVYGIAVAWAVFAETPTLRMLLGGALIIFAIVLSSRLAAEQPPRQRPLAEGA
- a CDS encoding SelT/SelW/SelH family protein, with translation MADSKPEIVITYCTQCQWLLRAAWLAQELLSTFTDDLGRVALEPGTGGIFRITCDGVQIWERKADGGFPEAKVLKQRVRDQIDPQRDLGHNDR
- a CDS encoding patatin-like phospholipase family protein, which encodes MRRLLFCLLFTLTALTAFAAEPARPKVGLVLSGGAARGLAHIGVLKALEEQGVRIDAIAGTSMGAVVGGLYASGYSVEELEKLATTLDWQQALSDAPPRKDVPFRRKQDDRDFLVKQKLSFRDDGSLGLPLGVIQGQNLALLLESKLAHTADTRDFDKLPIPFRAVATDIASGEKVVFRRGHLPQVIRASMSIPAVFAPVELDGRLLVDGGMVDNIPVDVAREMGVDLAIVVDIGTPLRDRKQLATVVDVLNQSITLMTRRNSEEQLASLHRDDILIQPPLSAFGVTDFGRAREMIDAGYRATRLLDPRLVALRRSEGDSSLAVARSPRQRTPVITAIRIENDSKVSDEVIRSYIRQPIDAPLELGRLQTDMGTLYGLDYFDRVQYRVVHKGDDNTLVINARGRRGGTDYLRLGLNLSDDLRGDSAFNLGASYRVNGINSLGAEWLTRGQIGDQQELYSEFYQPLDVGSRYFIAPYLAFGSQNIEATLDNDPVAEYRLERYGFGLNVGRQIGTNGEVRLGVGKAWGEAEVRIGAQDLPKVSFNEGFYELKYSFDTLDNVYFPHRGEDIGLTLRKYDQSLDSDQDYRQWMFNLDKAISSGPNTFVLGGRYGRTLDDTEVVTSSFVMGGARELSGFRQDSVSGQNVSLMRMVYYRRLTPRAYVPLDFPLYIGGSLERGRAWNNDNEFDSGYINAASIFLGLETPLGPLNLSYGANSAHEQAVYLNLGHTF